TGTAAGGTTATTATAAAATAACATAATGATCATCAGATCTGATATTTACGCGTTTATTCTTCTTTTCTTCCTTGTTTCCTGCGGAAGAGAGCATGATGATGATATCCCGGGTGAAAACGGCAATAACGATAACGACGTATCAGAGGTTTGTCCGCCGCTTTCCAGGGTCATCGCGGAGGAGATGCCCCTGGATGAACTGCTTGATAAGGTGCAGATGCAAACACTGAAATATTTCTGGGATTTTGCCGAGCCGGTATCCGGTATGGCGCGCGAACGAAACACGTCGGGGAACCTTGTTACAACCGGAGGAACCGGTTTTGGCATAATGGCCATGATAGCGGGTGCCGAACGGGAATTCATAGGGAGGGAAGATGTGCTTGAAAGGGTGCTGAAAATCGGCAATTTCCTTTTTAATGCGGAGCGTTACCATGGCGCCTGGGCACACTGGATAGACGGAACAACCGGCAAAACGATCCCCTTCAGCGAGAAAGACAACGGTGGCGACCTGGTTGAAACAGCCTTTCTTGTGCAGGGGCTTTTATCGGCCAGGGAGTATTTTGACGGTGAAACGCCTTTGGAAGATTCTCTCAGGGCCCTTATTGATACCTTATGGCATGGTGTTGACTGGCAGTGGTACACCCGCGGGGAGAATGTTCTCTACTGGCACTGGTCGCCCGAATACGAATTTGAGATCAACCTGCCGGTGCGCGGCTGGAATGAGGCGCTGATCGTCTATATACTGGCTGCCGCCTCGCCCACTTATCCTGTATCACCGGAGGTTTACCATCATGGATGGGCGCGTAACGGCGATATTGTCAACGGAAGGAACTTTTACAACATCCGGCTTCCGCTGGGAGTTGATTTTGGAGGCCCGCTCTTTTTCGCCCATTACTCTTTTATGGGGCTTGATCCGCGCGGGTTAAATGACAGTTATGCGGACTACTGGGAGCAGAACCGCAGCCACAGCCTTATCAACCACAGGTATTGTATTGCAAATCCAAAAAATTTCTGCCACTACAGCGACTCATTATGGGGCATTACCGCCAGTGATGATCCTGAGGTTGGTTACCAGGCCCATGCCCCCTTTGGTAACCATGGCACAGACAATGGTACGATTGCTCCCACTGCGGCTCTTTCATCAATGCCATATACACCTGAGGAGAGCAGGAAGGCGCTGAACACTTTCTATTACTATCTGTACGATGATCTGTGGGGCAATTACGGGTTCAGGGATGCCTTCAATTTTGAGCATGAATGGTTTGCCGGCAGTTACCTGGCAATTGACCAGGGCCCCATTGTTGTAATGATCGAGAATTACCGGAGCGGCCTCCTTTGGGATGTGTTCATGAGAAATGAACATATTCATAGGGGACTTGATGCTCTCGGCTTTTACTATGACTGAAGTTTTTGACAATTATATTATTAACTAAATCTATCAACTAAAACCTGCTATTATGAAAAACCTGAGATTATTATTGTGGATTTTTCTGGCAGTAGCTGTTTCATTTGCAGCCTGCTCAAAAGAAGACGATGACGTTGATCCTGAAAATGGTGATAACGGTAATGGAAACGGGGAGATGCCTACTTCTGCCGATACGGTAGCTGTTGACAACCGGGTTGCTTTTTTCCGGTTTAACGGGAATGAAGATGATGAAGACGGTAATACAACAATCGGGGCAAATGTTCAATATACATTTGACCGTCACGGCAGGGAAAACTCAGCTTACAAGGGAACAGCAACATCAGGCATCATGATTACAGACCCTGATGAACTGAGAGTAAGCAGTATTACAGTAAGCATGTGGCTCCGTGCCCAGCAGATGGCCGGCGGAACCAACTTTATCCTCTCATTCATCGACCCGGAAATGGACTGGAACGCCGGTTATGCCATATGGCAGGAAGGAAGCGAGAGAGGCGACACCCTTCGTTACAAGGCTGTTACCCGTCATCATGATTCAGATGTTTTTGCGTGGACCGACACCGACCATGGAGTTCTCAGGGATGTTCTGTTTCCCAGTTCGAGATGGTATCATTTCGTGTATGCATATAACGGAGAAAACAGTATTAGGGAAATGTATATAAACGGTCAACAGATATCCAGGGATACACTGATTGCCGGCGACACCCCGATGGGGCCTATAACGGTACCTGAAAGTGCTTCAATATTTTATATCGGAAGGAATCCCAATACGGCACACGAATGGATCGGTAATTATACAGGAGACCTGGATGATCTGAGGATATTCAACGTGGCACTGACGGAAGAGCAGGTCGGACGTATATATGAAGCTGAAAAGCCTGAATAGTTAAGTTATGCAGTCCGGGTCCCCTTCAGGGAAAGACCCGGGCTTGCTCTTTTTAATGTACTTATAAACAATGACATAATAATACTTTTATGTTCAAGCCAGGAGTAAATGACATCATTATTAAGGCTGCTTTCTTATTCGCGTTGATATTAACCGGGTGCGGTGATACGTTAAGGACCGGAGCCCTGACAGATGAAGCACTGCTTGATAAGGTCCAGGAGCAGACCCTGAGATACTTCACCGATTTTGCTCATCCCGAAAGTGGCATGGCTGTTGAAAGAAGTGATGAAAGGCACTATTCCAACGATGTTGTCACGACCGGGGGAACCGGTTTCGGCATTATGGCTGTTATCGCTGGAGTTGAGCGCGGATTCGTCAGCCGGGAGGATGCCCTGGAACAACTGACCAGGATCGTCGGCTTCCTGGAGCGGAGTGAACGCTATCATGGAGCCTGGTCACACTGGTACTACGGATCTACCGGCAAAACCCGTCCCTTCAGTGAAAAGGACAACGGTGGCGACATTGTTGAAACGGCTTTCCTTTTGCAGGGACTGCTGACGGCACGGGAGTATTTCGACGGAAACAGTCCCGGTGAAATAACCCTGCGCGAGACAATCACCCGGTTGTGGCACGATGTGAACTGGCAATGGTACACAAACGGACAGAACCGGCTATACTGGCACTGGTCGCCCGATTACCACTGGGAAATGGATCATCCTGTCAGAGGGTATGACGAATGTCTGATAGTTTACATATTGGCTGCATCATCTCCCACCTACCCTGTATCTCCGGAGGTGTATCACCGGGGATGGAAAGAGGGTGAGCATTATCTTAACGGCAATACCTATTACGGGATCACCCTCCCCCTGGGATTTCCTTACGGGGGCCCGTTGTTTTTCAGCCACTACTCATTTCTCGGTCTTGACCCGCGTGGATTGCATGATTCGCATACAAGCTACTGGGAACAGAACCGGAACCATACACTGATAAATTACCGGCATTGTGTCGAAAACCCCAACGGCTTTAAGGGGTACTCGGACAGGTGCTGGGGTCTCACGGCCAGCGATAACCACCTGGGTTATTCTGCGCACAGTCCCACCAACGACCTGGGAGTGATTACACCCACTGCCGCCCTTTCATCATTCCCTTATACCCCCGAAGAGTCGATGAAGGCGCTTCGTTTTTTTTACGATGAGCTGGGAGAGAGGCTTTTCGGCGAATATGGTTTTTATGATGCCTTTTCGATCCATCATGACTGGTACGCCGATAATTACCTGGCAATAGACCAGGGACCGATAGTGGTGATGATTGAAAATTACCGTTCAGGCCTGTTGTGGGAACTCTTTATGAGAAACCCGGAAATACATAGCGGACTTAGGTCCCTGGGTTTTTTTTACAACCACGATTGAAAGCCTCTGTTCCTCTTCGGCATTAACACCAGGCCTGGTAAAAAAGATATTAACCAAAGTTGGAATGCATCAGGCAAAAAAGCGGTAAAGCCGGTTTGCTGTAAATGTATTTTTTTGCAGGAAACTATTAAAATGGTTTTACCATGGTTGAAATCAGTTCATAATTAAATTGTATATTTGATACTGATGACCAGTCAGACTTTCACTCTGATAACCGGGGGGAGCGCCGGCATTGGAAAGGCGTTTGCAATTGAATGTGCCAGACGCGGTCATAATCTTTTGCTGGTGGCGCTGCCCGGTCCCGAACTCGAGGAAACGGCAGATTATATCAGAAGTTCATACCCCGTAAAAGTGCATTCACTGGGCATTGACCTGACGCATTCCCAGTCACCACTAAATACATATAACTGGTGTATTGAGAACGGGTATAAAGTAAATATTTTGATAAACAACGCTGGTGTCGGCGGTACATCTGAGTTCGAATCTTCAAATGAAGAATATATTGATCAAACAATTCAACTGAATATCAGAGCGCTTGTATTGCTCTCCAGATACTTCATTCCTCTTTTAAAGGAAAATGAAGAATCATTTATTCTGAATGTCAGTAGTTTGTCAGCTTTTTTCACCATACCTTATAAAAGCGTATATGCTGCCTCAAAATCTTTCGTGCTGGCATTTTCCGATGCTCTGCAAATAGAGCTTGACAATACGACAGTGAAGGTTTGTGTGGTTTGCCCGGCTGGCGTCGATACCACTCCGGAAACTAATGAGCGTATTAAGGCCCATGGATTTTTCGGAAAGATTACGCAAATCAATTCTGAAAGGCTTGCCTGGTTCACCCTGAATAAAATGTTTAAGGGGAAAACGGTAATAATACCCAACAGGTTTAATATGTTTATCTGGTTTTTGAGCAAAATAGTTCCTGAACGGATAAAACGGTTGATTGTGCACCGTGAATTCAGGAAAGAATTTTGCTTTTAACAATAAAATTGCAGTGTTCAAAAACCGGAAAATGGTCCGTGTCAAGCCTTGATGGAGACAAAATACAGCCATACGTGATCAGAGTATTCTCTGTTCTTAGCCATTCCCATTCAGAACCGGGGATATTATAAACGATCTTCCCTTCTGTATTTTGCGGGCCGGCTGGGAAGTGAATTTCTCCCAAGCGTTGATGACGGCCGCATCATGATAAAAACCATACAGCCGACAGGGGTTTCCATTGCCAAAACCGATAGTCTTCTCGCAAGGATTGAGTCGGTTGTAAGAGATGATCCTTACGTGGATAAATATTTCACCCTTTCCGGGGGAAGGGTTTGGGGACTTATAACTTATGAGATTGCCGATGAGGGACAAATAGATATCGAGCTGGTTCCGCGTTCTGATCGCCCGTACAGCACCCGTGAGTATGTGGCCCAGCTTCGGCCGAAGGTAATGGAGTTTGCTCAGCCCGGTGTTCGTATTGTTGTTGCACAACAACGGATGAGGGGAATACGGCGGATGGGTGATTCAGAGGTTGAAGTGAAGGTGCGCGGTCTTGACATGGAGCGTCTCAATGAACTGGCAACCACCGTTACACAGCGGATGGGTGATATTGACGGACTGACCAATATCAGAATTGGCACTCAGATCAACAAACCTGAATACCAGATCCATCTTAACAGAGAAAGGATGGCAGACTTTGGTTTATCTGCCAGCAGGGTAGCCACTTCCGTACGAAGCCTGGTTGATGGCACAGTTGCCACCCATTTACGGGAATCGGGCGATATTAATTGGAGTCCCTTTTGCATTTGTAGGTGTTGTGGCAGCTTTGCTTATAACAGGATATCCCACCGGTGCCACAGTTTTGATCGGAGTGCTTATAATGATAGGAGGCATTGCCACACAGGGCGTGGTACTTATTTCGTTTATCAATCAATACCGTGCCGGAGGAATGAGTACCCGTGAAGCAATACTCACCGGTGCGCCCCTGCGTCTCAGGCCGATCCTGATGACCCAGGCAACTACCGTACTCGGACTCTTACCGCTTGCCCTGAATATAGGTGAAGGAGGCGATATGCTTCAACCGATGGCTATTGCTGTCATTGGCGGACTATTGTTTTCACTTTTTGTTACCCTGTTACTACTGCCCTGTCTATATTACATTTTTGAACGAAAATAAGTTTGTAATAATAGAAAATAATTGCTAAGAAGTTTGGATGTTACTATAAGAGTACTTAATTTTGTACTTATAAAAATACCTGTAGTTATGATAGCAGCTAATTTTACAGAATTTAGAACACATCTAAAGGATTATCTCGATAGTGTGGAGAATGACAAGGAGACTCTCATTATTAAGAGGAAAACAGGCAAGGGAGCAGTAATGATTTCACTTGAAGAGTATAACTCAATAATGGAGACATTACATCTTCTTAGTTCTCAAAAGAATGCTACCAGGTTATTTGAATCAATTGAACAAATAAAAAGTGGGAAGACATTCCAGAAGGAACTGATTGAAGAATGAAAAGAATCATTTTCTCAAAAAATGCATGGGAAGATTACACATCCTGGCAGACTCACGAAAAGAAGACATTAAAGAAGATTAATTCTCTAATTAAGGATATCCAGTCCTCACCATATGAAGGTATCGGGAAACCCGAACCCCTAAAGTACGACCTCGCCGGTCTATGGTCCAGACGAATTGACAGAGAGCACAGAATTGTATATAGTGTAGAAGAAGAAGATCTGTTTATCTATAGTTGCAGATACCACTATGACAATAAATAAAAAACATTGCATATATTCAATTTGTTATTTATATGCATCTTCCGCAAACCCTGAAACCAGATAATTTACTCCCGGTAACTATTTATATAAAAATAAGTGACGTAAAATTACGTCGCTTAAATTAAATGACGTATATTTGCGTCACAATAAGCCGGATTTATATTAATGTGGTTATCAGGAATATCTGTAAAACAAGTGAATTTAGATAAATTGGTTCTATAAAATAATGATAATATGGCAGCAACAAAGGTTTCATTGTTCGGAAAAGAACTTCAGGCCAGCGCCGCAATGTTCAAGGCACTCGGACACCCGGCCCGGCTGGCTATACTAAAATATCTTGCAGAGATAAAGACATGCATCAGCGGTGATATATCCGATGAGTTGCCTCTGAGCAGGACAACCGTGAACCAGCACCTGAAGGAGCTTAAAAAAGTTGGCCTGATCTCCGGTACAGTTGACGGGGTTAAAACAAATTATTGCCTTAATACGGCCACCGTGGACTTGCTGGAAAAAACACTCTCATCATTTATTGAGGAGATAAAAACTGATCCCGGAATTATAAAAACTGAAAATGATTGTTGTTGATAATTTAAAATAAGATGAAGATACTTATCCTTTGCACCGGAAATTCATGCCGCAGCCAGATGGCACACGGATTTATGGAATCATTTGATAACAGGTTGATTGTACGCTCTGCCGGAACGGAAGCTTCAGGACAGCTTAATAAGAAGGCTGTTGAAGTGATGAAAGATATTGGCATCGATATAAGTCACCACACTTCCGACCCTGTGGATAAATACCTGGGAGATGAATGGGACTATGTCATAACAGTATGCGGAGGGGCTAATGAAAACTGCCCGGTATTTACGGGTAATGTAAAAAAACGTCTCCATATAGGCTTTGACGACCCCTCCCATGTTACCGGAACTGAAGAATATATTCACAGCGAATTTATCCGTGTCAGGAATGAGATAAAGGAAGGCTTTTTCAAACTGTATAAAGAAGAAATTAAACCTCAATTATAGGATGCACATGGAACCGGATAACAGTTTTTTTACTGGCCATAAGCGTCGGTAAAACAGTGTGTTTATAATAGTAATGTTAATCTGAAAAATTGTATTGCCATGACAAATAGTTACGAAAAGGTAACGATACCCGATAAACCAAAAAAAACCATCGGACTTTTTGAAAAGTACCTTACAATCTGGGTTGCTCTCGGAATTCTTGCAGGTATTCTGATAGGTCATATTGCCGGCGACAGCATTGAAATAATAAGCAGCATGGAGATAGCAAGGGTGAATATACCGGTTGCCATTCTTATCTGGCTGATGATTTACCCCATGATGCTCCAGATAGATTTTTCAAGTATCAGGAATATCAGAAAAAGGCCCAGGGGAATAGTGTGGACCGTAATAATTAACTGGCTGATAAAACCCTTTACCATGGCGTTTTTTGCGTGGATATTTTTCACCAAGGTTTATGCTGCGTGGATTGATCCGGCCTTAGCCGGGGAATATATTGCCGGCGCCATTATTCTGGGTGCAGCCCCCTGTACCGCCATGGTATTTGTATGGTCCTACCTTTCCGATGGAGACCCGAATTACACTCTTGTACAGGTCTCCGTAAACAATTTGATCATCCTTGTGGCATTTATTCCCATCGTTGGCTTGTTACTTGGAATAACAGATGTGATCATTCCTTATGACACACTGGTCGCCAGTGTAGTGATCTTCGTGGTTGTTCCTCTTGTTGCCGGGGTTATCACCCAGCGGATCCTTATGAAATCAAAGGGAGAAGAGTGGTTTAAGAAAGAATTCCTTCCCAGGTTAAAGCCGGTAAGCATTATAGCCCTTTTGATAACTCTTGTTCTGTTGTTTGCATTCCAGGGACAGAATATCCTGAACAATCCGCTGATAATTTTGCTTGCTGCCGTGCCGCTCGTGATACAGACCTACTTTATCTTTTTTATTGCCTGGTACGGCGGAAAAAAACTGAAGCTTCCACATGCCGTTTGTGCACCTGCAGCCATGATAGGCGCCAGTAATTTCTTTGAACTGGCAGTTGCCGTGGCTATTGCCCTGTTCGGACTGCAATCACCCGCTGCGCTGGTTACGGTTGTAGGGGTACTTGTTGAAGTGCCTGTCATGCTTTCACTTGTTGCCTTTGCCAACAGGAAGAAGTTTTGAGCTAATTGATGATTTCCCGGACAATAAATTTATAAGCAATATTGGATCCCTGGACATTTCTGAAGTCATTTTCTGACCTTTCAAGGTCCTGAATATTATTTCAGTATTTATTTTGTAATTGTTGAAACTTTTTCAATACTTGTTCGTTATTTTGCGAACAATTATAAGATTTTATTATGGATTGGAAAGTTGAAGTTAAAAAGCTTTGGTGGATAGGCTTCTTTTTTCTGCTTGCATATTATATGCCACTTGAAAGTGCCCGTTTCCAGGAAGCTGTTGCTGCTACTCTCGACCTGGTTCGCTGGTACGCACAAGAGCATGTTATTCTATGCCTTATCCCGGCGTTTTTTATTGCCGGGGTTATAGCGGTTTTTGTAAGTCAGGGGTCAGTATTGAAATATTTCGGTGCCCGGGCAAATAAATACCTGGCCTATTCTGTTGCATCTGTATCGGGAACTATACTTGCAGTATGCTCCTGTACAATTTTACCACTGTTTTCAAGCATTCACAAAAGAGGTGCCGGACTGGGCCCTGCGGTTGCGTTCCTTTATTCCGGACCAGCTATAAATATACTTGCGATCATTCTTACAGCCCGTATACTGGGCTGGGAACTGGGAGTTGCCAGGGTGGTCGGAGCTGTTATATTTGCTATTGTTATCGGGCTATTGATGGCGTTTTTTTTCAGGAAAGAAGAGAAGGAAAAGGAGGAAGCTCAGATGAATATTGCTGCTCCCCCGGAAAAGCGTCCTCTCTGGCAGACTTCGCTCCATTTTTTCACCCTGGTGCTGATCCTCGTGTTCGCCAACTGGGGAGCGCCGGAGGGCGGAGTTGAGAGCGGAGGATGGTATTTCATCTGGTCGAATAAATGGTATATAACAGGGTTGCTCGGACTGGTTCTGGCATATTCACTTATAAGGGTTCTGAAAATAGCCTGGTGGAAAGTTGCTGCATCTGCTTTGGCCGTAGTGATTTCATCACTTGTTTTCCCGGGACCGATGGTGCCGTTTCTTGTAGCTATAGCTGCCCTGGCTGTCATTACATTAACCAGTGATGAAGAAAACCGGGAATGGACCCTTTCGTCATGGGACTTTGCCAAGCAGATCATGCCCCTTCTTGCGCTTGGTGTTATTATTGCCGGCTTCCTGCTTGGTTCGACTCATGGCGACACGGCAATTGCCGGTATTATTCCCGACCACTGGATAAGTACCCTTGTCGGCGGAAATTCATTGTGGAGTAATCTTTTTGCTTCAGTAGTCGGCGCTTTTATGTATTTTGCAACCCTCACAGAGGTGCCTATCCTTCAGGGCCTGATCGGGTCAGGAATGGGACAGGGACCGGCTCTGGCGCTGCTACTTGCAGGACCGTCACTTTCATTACCCAATATGCTGGTAATCCATAGTGTGATGGGAACCAGAAAGACTTCGGTTTTCGTGGGACTGGTGATAGTAATGGCAACACTCAGCGGATTGATATATGGTTCTATAGTATCAACCGGATAATACTCTCAAAAAAAGACAACCTGCCAAATCAGCCGTCAGGATAAAGGGGAACCTCAGACCATCGGGCTATTTTTTCAACAAAACGGCGGACACGGTTGACACGGCGGACACCGCCGTCAATTTTTTCCCGCTTTCAGCGGGATTTTCGGGGGGAGCTTTTTTTACTTGCAGGAAAATAGTTTTTTGGCGGAAAAGAAATATGACAAAAAACTATGTGTTGAGGGCATTTATATTTGAGCCAAATTTGAGCCCATTGTGAGCCAACTATGAGCCCACTCCTTATCCAGCAATATGCCGGGATTCCATAAGGATAATCTCTCGTTATAAACGCTGAGTTGGATAGAAGAGCCTTTGTAATACTTGTGAACAGTGGCATTCAGACCGATTTATTATTTACATTTTTCAAATTTTCTCAATTGCTTGTTGAAATCCCTCCACACATCTTTAAAGTTTCGCAGATCTTTAATCTGATGACTTAGATTCTTTGTCCATGCTTTCTCAAAAATTTTCTCCTTAGCAATCACTTTTTGAACAAATTCTTTGGAATCATGACCTTTATGTTCTGCTTTCAGTTGAAATTCGATAAATACATCCTGTAATTCAATGCCTTGTATATTTATTAAGTACTCAAAATCATATAAATCACGTGGTATTGTCCTTCCCATCAGGGCAACCATTTTTTCAATGACTATTTCCTCCAGACTATAACTTGTAATGGTTACCTCATCCTCTTCCTCAAGATCTGAGTAATTATTCACCATTGGTTTTTTCACAACTTCAAATTCAAGTTTTTCACCTCTCCCAATATCAGTCTTGATATGATAGCTTTTGCCTCCGAGCGGGCCGATATATTCAATGTAGAATTTAATGGATCCGGATTCATGAACTTCCTTTGAATCTTCAGTTATAGTCAGATCAATATTGGCAGCCTCTCTGATGTTTCCAAATACTTCATTAAATGCTTTGTAAATTTCTTCATCCGAAAGTGTTTTTTCCAATGATGGTTCAATCGTGAAGTCAATATCCTCAGAGTATCGGTAGTCCACGATAAAGATCTTTTTTATACAAGTTCCACCTTTAAAGATTAAAGCATCCTTTAAAATACCATGGCTA
This genomic stretch from Marinilabiliales bacterium harbors:
- a CDS encoding beta-glucosidase, which codes for MIIRSDIYAFILLFFLVSCGREHDDDIPGENGNNDNDVSEVCPPLSRVIAEEMPLDELLDKVQMQTLKYFWDFAEPVSGMARERNTSGNLVTTGGTGFGIMAMIAGAEREFIGREDVLERVLKIGNFLFNAERYHGAWAHWIDGTTGKTIPFSEKDNGGDLVETAFLVQGLLSAREYFDGETPLEDSLRALIDTLWHGVDWQWYTRGENVLYWHWSPEYEFEINLPVRGWNEALIVYILAAASPTYPVSPEVYHHGWARNGDIVNGRNFYNIRLPLGVDFGGPLFFAHYSFMGLDPRGLNDSYADYWEQNRSHSLINHRYCIANPKNFCHYSDSLWGITASDDPEVGYQAHAPFGNHGTDNGTIAPTAALSSMPYTPEESRKALNTFYYYLYDDLWGNYGFRDAFNFEHEWFAGSYLAIDQGPIVVMIENYRSGLLWDVFMRNEHIHRGLDALGFYYD
- a CDS encoding LamG domain-containing protein, whose protein sequence is MKNLRLLLWIFLAVAVSFAACSKEDDDVDPENGDNGNGNGEMPTSADTVAVDNRVAFFRFNGNEDDEDGNTTIGANVQYTFDRHGRENSAYKGTATSGIMITDPDELRVSSITVSMWLRAQQMAGGTNFILSFIDPEMDWNAGYAIWQEGSERGDTLRYKAVTRHHDSDVFAWTDTDHGVLRDVLFPSSRWYHFVYAYNGENSIREMYINGQQISRDTLIAGDTPMGPITVPESASIFYIGRNPNTAHEWIGNYTGDLDDLRIFNVALTEEQVGRIYEAEKPE
- the arsB gene encoding arsenical-resistance protein — translated: MTNSYEKVTIPDKPKKTIGLFEKYLTIWVALGILAGILIGHIAGDSIEIISSMEIARVNIPVAILIWLMIYPMMLQIDFSSIRNIRKRPRGIVWTVIINWLIKPFTMAFFAWIFFTKVYAAWIDPALAGEYIAGAIILGAAPCTAMVFVWSYLSDGDPNYTLVQVSVNNLIILVAFIPIVGLLLGITDVIIPYDTLVASVVIFVVVPLVAGVITQRILMKSKGEEWFKKEFLPRLKPVSIIALLITLVLLFAFQGQNILNNPLIILLAAVPLVIQTYFIFFIAWYGGKKLKLPHAVCAPAAMIGASNFFELAVAVAIALFGLQSPAALVTVVGVLVEVPVMLSLVAFANRKKF
- a CDS encoding arsenate reductase ArsC produces the protein MKILILCTGNSCRSQMAHGFMESFDNRLIVRSAGTEASGQLNKKAVEVMKDIGIDISHHTSDPVDKYLGDEWDYVITVCGGANENCPVFTGNVKKRLHIGFDDPSHVTGTEEYIHSEFIRVRNEIKEGFFKLYKEEIKPQL
- a CDS encoding Txe/YoeB family addiction module toxin, giving the protein MKRIIFSKNAWEDYTSWQTHEKKTLKKINSLIKDIQSSPYEGIGKPEPLKYDLAGLWSRRIDREHRIVYSVEEEDLFIYSCRYHYDNK
- a CDS encoding type II toxin-antitoxin system prevent-host-death family antitoxin — its product is MIAANFTEFRTHLKDYLDSVENDKETLIIKRKTGKGAVMISLEEYNSIMETLHLLSSQKNATRLFESIEQIKSGKTFQKELIEE
- a CDS encoding nucleotidyl transferase AbiEii/AbiGii toxin family protein, whose product is MIKSQEILKIANSEGVRPQQIEKDYIISWVLWGVYSHGILKDALIFKGGTCIKKIFIVDYRYSEDIDFTIEPSLEKTLSDEEIYKAFNEVFGNIREAANIDLTITEDSKEVHESGSIKFYIEYIGPLGGKSYHIKTDIGRGEKLEFEVVKKPMVNNYSDLEEEDEVTITSYSLEEIVIEKMVALMGRTIPRDLYDFEYLINIQGIELQDVFIEFQLKAEHKGHDSKEFVQKVIAKEKIFEKAWTKNLSHQIKDLRNFKDVWRDFNKQLRKFEKCK
- a CDS encoding ArsR family transcriptional regulator → MAATKVSLFGKELQASAAMFKALGHPARLAILKYLAEIKTCISGDISDELPLSRTTVNQHLKELKKVGLISGTVDGVKTNYCLNTATVDLLEKTLSSFIEEIKTDPGIIKTENDCC
- a CDS encoding beta-glucosidase, yielding MFKPGVNDIIIKAAFLFALILTGCGDTLRTGALTDEALLDKVQEQTLRYFTDFAHPESGMAVERSDERHYSNDVVTTGGTGFGIMAVIAGVERGFVSREDALEQLTRIVGFLERSERYHGAWSHWYYGSTGKTRPFSEKDNGGDIVETAFLLQGLLTAREYFDGNSPGEITLRETITRLWHDVNWQWYTNGQNRLYWHWSPDYHWEMDHPVRGYDECLIVYILAASSPTYPVSPEVYHRGWKEGEHYLNGNTYYGITLPLGFPYGGPLFFSHYSFLGLDPRGLHDSHTSYWEQNRNHTLINYRHCVENPNGFKGYSDRCWGLTASDNHLGYSAHSPTNDLGVITPTAALSSFPYTPEESMKALRFFYDELGERLFGEYGFYDAFSIHHDWYADNYLAIDQGPIVVMIENYRSGLLWELFMRNPEIHSGLRSLGFFYNHD
- a CDS encoding SDR family NAD(P)-dependent oxidoreductase, whose amino-acid sequence is MILMTSQTFTLITGGSAGIGKAFAIECARRGHNLLLVALPGPELEETADYIRSSYPVKVHSLGIDLTHSQSPLNTYNWCIENGYKVNILINNAGVGGTSEFESSNEEYIDQTIQLNIRALVLLSRYFIPLLKENEESFILNVSSLSAFFTIPYKSVYAASKSFVLAFSDALQIELDNTTVKVCVVCPAGVDTTPETNERIKAHGFFGKITQINSERLAWFTLNKMFKGKTVIIPNRFNMFIWFLSKIVPERIKRLIVHREFRKEFCF